The Petropleomorpha daqingensis genome includes a window with the following:
- a CDS encoding DUF485 domain-containing protein gives MTAPNDRRTLTSEEYRQAQDSAEFTELRKRFRSFVVPTTVAFLVWYFLYVLLSTYAPSFMETKVLGNINLGVLLGLGQFVTTFLITQLYVRHASRSMDPIAEDMRERLEQHEFAAGTTSEEARRG, from the coding sequence GTGACCGCTCCGAACGACCGGCGCACGTTGACGTCGGAGGAGTACCGCCAAGCGCAGGATTCCGCGGAGTTCACCGAACTGCGCAAGCGGTTCCGCAGCTTCGTCGTCCCCACGACCGTCGCGTTCCTCGTCTGGTACTTCCTCTACGTCCTGCTCTCGACCTACGCGCCGTCGTTCATGGAGACGAAGGTGCTGGGGAACATCAACCTGGGCGTCCTGCTCGGGCTGGGCCAGTTCGTGACGACGTTCCTGATCACCCAGCTCTACGTCCGGCACGCCTCGCGGTCGATGGACCCCATCGCCGAGGACATGCGCGAGCGCCTCGAGCAGCACGAGTTCGCCGCCGGGACGACGAGCGAGGAGGCCCGCCGTGGCTGA
- a CDS encoding sensor histidine kinase: MERTPAPERLTATMRRHPFGVDVALTVAFVLITVVLPGPAYRSPAEAVLFGLLISVPLAWRRKAPIPAAAAMVVVGLLQLVALPDLLLADVAVLPMIYSLAAYAPRWAAQTGLGLGLFGAVLAGLRYYSYGAGDALLATVTTGGIAVVAAWALGNLRRARVQRLAALEERARLLELERDQEMRLAAQTERARIARELHDVVAHSLSVVIAQADGGLYAGRTDPDKATGALEQIAATGRQALTDMRSLLGVLREDGRQEYAPQPDVAAIKELVEDVRTSGLDVDLIEEGLPQPMPAGPQLAAYRIVQESLTNVLKHAGPAGRAWVRLQWRDDALELSVLDDGRGAAAVLSDGQGQGLRGMVERAALHGGRLTAGPRHGGGFGVHAALPYRTAAR; this comes from the coding sequence ATGGAGCGGACCCCGGCCCCGGAGCGGCTGACGGCGACGATGCGCCGGCACCCGTTCGGCGTCGACGTCGCGCTCACCGTGGCCTTCGTCCTGATCACGGTGGTCCTGCCCGGGCCGGCCTACCGGAGCCCGGCAGAGGCGGTCCTGTTCGGCCTGCTGATCAGCGTGCCGCTCGCCTGGCGGCGGAAGGCACCGATCCCCGCAGCCGCCGCGATGGTCGTCGTGGGACTGCTGCAGCTCGTCGCCCTCCCCGATCTGCTGCTCGCCGACGTCGCCGTCCTCCCGATGATCTACTCGCTCGCGGCCTACGCACCCCGGTGGGCCGCGCAGACCGGCCTGGGTCTGGGGCTGTTCGGCGCGGTGCTCGCCGGCCTGCGCTACTACTCCTACGGGGCCGGCGACGCGCTGCTGGCCACGGTGACCACCGGCGGGATCGCCGTCGTGGCCGCCTGGGCGCTGGGCAACCTCCGGCGGGCCCGGGTGCAGCGGCTGGCCGCGCTGGAGGAGCGCGCCCGGCTGCTCGAACTGGAGCGGGACCAGGAGATGCGGCTCGCCGCGCAGACCGAGCGCGCGCGCATCGCCCGCGAGCTGCACGACGTCGTCGCGCACTCGCTGTCGGTGGTGATCGCCCAGGCCGACGGCGGGCTGTACGCCGGGCGCACCGACCCGGACAAGGCCACCGGAGCGCTGGAGCAGATCGCCGCGACCGGCCGCCAGGCGCTCACCGACATGCGCTCGCTGCTCGGTGTGCTGCGCGAGGACGGCCGGCAGGAGTACGCCCCGCAACCCGACGTCGCGGCGATCAAGGAGCTGGTCGAGGACGTGCGGACCAGCGGCCTGGACGTCGACCTCATCGAGGAGGGCCTGCCGCAGCCGATGCCGGCCGGGCCGCAGCTGGCCGCCTACCGGATCGTGCAGGAGTCGCTGACCAACGTGCTCAAGCACGCCGGGCCGGCCGGCCGGGCGTGGGTGCGACTGCAGTGGCGGGACGACGCGCTGGAGCTGTCGGTGCTCGACGACGGCCGGGGGGCGGCGGCCGTGCTGTCGGACGGCCAGGGCCAGGGGCTGCGCGGGATGGTCGAGCGGGCGGCGCTGCACGGCGGCCGGCTGACCGCGGGCCCGCGGCACGGCGGCGGTTTCGGCGTGCACGCGGCGCTGCCCTACCGGACCGCGGCCCGATGA
- a CDS encoding Rieske 2Fe-2S domain-containing protein: MPALRTGAWFPVARAADVGTTPVPVGADGQSYVVVRLRPGGEISAFPARCPHRLVPLAAGSVIDGRLQCPYHGWQFDAEGRCATVPSLGPDGTPPPRADLHVPWAVEERGGWVWLAPSSTDEPCPQATDVEPEPAPAPPQPAGRVFSNVDPSLEHAWHPVAMSRELHRGGWLQVRLLGRTWMLRRTPDGLEADPPAWGVRERLGLVWLAPAEPVDEVLEVPEAADRRFVAGWLLPKRSVGPAGPLADNFLDVAHFPFVHAATFGASDEMEVPAYDVIPQPGGFDSIQEQWFDNVTDPGVATGERPLRQRRRATYSYRAPFQLRLRLDFLDSGATTTILFLLQPEDVDSTRIYSCLLLYAGPGVPLPSPATVAEEVDFEERVLAEDLALQATMESSGLPLVMRDELHVRSDRLGVALRRSLIDFAATTGAPSA; encoded by the coding sequence ATGCCCGCGCTGCGCACCGGTGCCTGGTTCCCCGTCGCCCGCGCCGCCGACGTGGGGACGACACCGGTCCCGGTCGGCGCCGACGGGCAGTCCTACGTCGTCGTCCGGTTGCGGCCCGGCGGCGAGATCAGCGCGTTCCCGGCCCGCTGCCCGCACCGGCTCGTGCCCCTGGCCGCCGGCTCGGTGATCGACGGGCGGCTGCAGTGCCCGTACCACGGCTGGCAGTTCGACGCGGAGGGGCGCTGCGCCACGGTCCCGTCCCTCGGCCCCGACGGGACGCCGCCGCCCCGGGCCGACCTGCACGTGCCCTGGGCGGTCGAGGAGCGCGGCGGCTGGGTCTGGCTGGCGCCGTCGTCCACCGACGAGCCCTGCCCGCAGGCGACCGACGTCGAGCCCGAGCCGGCGCCGGCTCCCCCGCAGCCGGCCGGCCGGGTGTTCTCCAACGTCGACCCGTCGCTGGAGCACGCCTGGCACCCGGTGGCGATGTCCCGCGAGCTGCACCGGGGCGGGTGGCTGCAGGTGCGGCTGCTCGGCCGGACCTGGATGCTGCGCCGCACGCCCGACGGGCTCGAGGCCGATCCGCCGGCCTGGGGCGTCCGCGAGCGGCTCGGCCTGGTCTGGCTGGCCCCCGCCGAGCCGGTCGACGAGGTGCTCGAGGTGCCGGAGGCCGCCGACCGCCGGTTCGTGGCCGGCTGGCTGCTGCCGAAGCGCTCCGTCGGCCCGGCCGGCCCCCTGGCCGACAACTTCCTCGACGTCGCGCACTTCCCCTTCGTGCACGCCGCCACCTTCGGCGCCAGCGACGAGATGGAGGTGCCGGCCTACGACGTGATCCCGCAGCCGGGCGGGTTCGACAGCATCCAGGAGCAGTGGTTCGACAACGTCACCGACCCGGGCGTGGCCACCGGGGAGCGCCCGCTGCGGCAGCGCCGCCGGGCCACCTACAGCTACCGGGCGCCGTTCCAGCTGCGGCTGCGGCTGGACTTCCTCGACTCCGGGGCGACGACGACGATCCTGTTCCTGCTCCAGCCCGAGGACGTCGACTCGACGCGCATCTACTCGTGCCTGCTGCTCTACGCCGGCCCGGGGGTGCCGCTGCCGTCGCCGGCCACGGTGGCCGAGGAGGTCGACTTCGAGGAGCGGGTGCTCGCCGAGGACCTCGCCCTGCAGGCGACCATGGAGAGCTCGGGACTGCCGCTGGTCATGCGCGACGAGCTGCACGTGCGCTCCGACCGGCTCGGCGTCGCCCTGCGCCGCTCGCTGATCGACTTCGCCGCGACCACCGGCGCGCCGTCGGCCTGA
- a CDS encoding ABC transporter ATP-binding protein codes for MSVPVMTVPGEPPASQSMAAVRASGLRKVYGSGETAVHALRGVDVAFARGEFTAIMGPSGSGKSTLMHCLAGLDTASAGQVWLSDTELTSLRDDQLTTLRRQRVGFVFQSFNLLPVLDALENITLPMQLAGQRPDRAWLDAVIARLGLRERLGHRPHELSGGQQQRVAIARALLPRPDVVFADEPTGNLDSRAGAEVLGLLRSSVKETGQTVVMVTHDPTAAAYADRVVLLADGALAGELIAPTAESVLDALRGLGA; via the coding sequence GTGTCCGTCCCCGTCATGACAGTGCCCGGCGAGCCGCCGGCGTCGCAGTCGATGGCCGCCGTCCGCGCGAGCGGCCTGCGCAAGGTCTACGGCAGCGGCGAGACCGCCGTGCACGCCCTGCGCGGCGTCGACGTCGCCTTCGCCCGCGGCGAGTTCACCGCGATCATGGGCCCGTCGGGCTCCGGGAAGTCGACGCTCATGCACTGCCTCGCGGGGCTGGACACCGCCAGCGCCGGCCAGGTCTGGCTGAGCGACACCGAGCTGACCAGCCTGCGCGACGACCAGCTGACCACCCTGCGCCGGCAGCGGGTCGGCTTCGTCTTCCAGTCGTTCAACCTGCTGCCGGTGCTCGACGCGCTGGAGAACATCACCCTGCCGATGCAGCTGGCCGGGCAGCGGCCCGACCGCGCGTGGCTGGACGCCGTCATCGCCCGGCTCGGCCTGCGCGAGCGGCTCGGGCACCGGCCGCACGAGCTCTCCGGAGGCCAGCAGCAGCGGGTGGCCATCGCCCGCGCCCTGCTGCCCCGGCCCGACGTCGTCTTCGCCGACGAGCCGACCGGCAACCTCGACTCCCGCGCCGGCGCCGAGGTGCTCGGCCTGCTGCGCTCCAGCGTCAAGGAGACCGGCCAGACGGTCGTCATGGTCACCCACGACCCGACCGCCGCCGCCTACGCCGACCGGGTCGTGCTGCTGGCCGACGGCGCGCTGGCCGGCGAGCTGATCGCGCCCACCGCCGAGTCGGTACTCGACGCGCTGCGCGGACTGGGGGCCTGA
- a CDS encoding MarR family winged helix-turn-helix transcriptional regulator codes for MGRSAQDQTLLLLARAVMGISTRAADRLGQLSVVQLRAMTVLRELGTANLGQLAEGLDVTVSTTSRLVDRLVAAGLVERRPSPRTRREIELRVSPSGDETLERYDDLRLEGLRTGLDRLPADRREEILAALFDFGAAASLHGPTAVAAAG; via the coding sequence ATGGGGCGTTCCGCGCAGGACCAGACGTTGCTGCTCCTCGCGCGCGCCGTCATGGGCATCTCCACCCGGGCCGCCGACCGGCTCGGTCAGCTGTCGGTGGTGCAGCTGCGCGCGATGACCGTGCTCCGCGAGCTCGGGACGGCGAACCTCGGCCAGCTGGCCGAGGGGCTCGACGTCACCGTCTCGACCACCAGCCGGCTGGTCGACCGGCTGGTCGCCGCCGGGCTGGTCGAGCGGCGGCCCAGCCCCCGGACGCGTCGCGAGATCGAGCTGCGGGTCAGCCCGTCGGGCGACGAGACGCTCGAGCGCTACGACGACCTGCGGCTGGAGGGCCTGCGCACCGGCCTCGACCGGCTGCCGGCCGACCGGCGCGAGGAGATCCTCGCCGCGCTGTTCGACTTCGGCGCCGCGGCCTCCCTGCACGGGCCGACCGCAGTGGCGGCAGCGGGATGA
- a CDS encoding response regulator, protein MIRVVLVDDQQMVRAGFRMVIESQPDLTVVGEAGDGAAAVALLGSVAADVVLMDVRMPGTDGIEATRQVTALPEPPRVVVLTTFDLDEYVVAAIGAGASGFLLKDAPPEEMLSAIRTVHAGDSVIAASSTRRLLQHVAPMLRRTAPVPAADELGELTPREREVLVQMAYGATNTEIAEHFVVSEATVKTHVGRVLAKTGSRDRVQAVVLAYRTGLVQPADLLRNA, encoded by the coding sequence ATGATCCGGGTGGTGCTGGTCGACGACCAGCAGATGGTGCGGGCCGGGTTCCGGATGGTCATCGAGTCGCAGCCGGACCTCACGGTGGTCGGCGAGGCGGGGGACGGCGCCGCGGCGGTCGCCCTGCTGGGCTCGGTGGCCGCCGACGTCGTGCTGATGGACGTGCGGATGCCCGGCACCGACGGCATCGAGGCGACCCGGCAGGTCACCGCGCTGCCCGAGCCGCCGCGGGTCGTCGTCCTGACCACCTTCGACCTCGACGAGTACGTGGTGGCCGCGATCGGCGCCGGGGCCAGCGGGTTCCTGCTCAAGGACGCCCCACCGGAGGAGATGCTCTCGGCGATCCGAACGGTGCACGCCGGCGACTCGGTGATCGCGGCGTCGTCCACCCGGCGGCTGCTGCAGCACGTGGCACCGATGCTGCGCCGGACGGCGCCGGTGCCGGCCGCCGACGAGCTCGGCGAGCTGACGCCGCGGGAGCGCGAGGTGCTCGTGCAGATGGCGTACGGGGCGACCAACACCGAGATCGCCGAGCACTTCGTGGTCAGCGAGGCGACGGTGAAGACGCACGTCGGGCGGGTGCTGGCCAAGACCGGTTCCCGCGACCGCGTGCAGGCCGTCGTCCTGGCCTACCGGACGGGCCTCGTGCAGCCCGCCGACCTCCTCCGCAACGCCTAA